The following proteins are encoded in a genomic region of Ostrea edulis chromosome 7, xbOstEdul1.1, whole genome shotgun sequence:
- the LOC125653714 gene encoding pseudouridylate synthase TRUB2, mitochondrial-like, which translates to MAKYSRPLRKIGPYWRSQLQGVFCIYKPPELSYAELCKSLQKILLDDLNQLPCYPGEQYHKNAYLSRVALANLPSSSASSVKKIPIQPLMLSDDSPSSESCESCLSVSDSVTSGESKSRNDTSIVTKNLVEEDKSVLENHDLLGFDSSSNEVVTDGELSGKRYLFSSKVKDLILPPLTDRNALQHRFVCGDMFEQTDVRVIPVYDGLNYESTGVVPVCVAYRNKYSYSLRNSLEKELFVRVYHLSGTLGWTTLDNSPRAKKIRRHSYEHVGRADIDKMCGLAQNMHQWRMLNYAGVLPGSQEAYDLLKQGLVKPINSLTPPLFYGVKCIKFEPPHFTLEVHCVNETYTFLRDFVYKIGVAVRSSAFCTKVRRIRYGPIGLEHALVVEDWDVKKIGASIKECNKLLLRKKKKHSMEESNELQTAID; encoded by the coding sequence ATGGCAAAGTACTCCAGACCGCTCCGAAAAATTGGACCATATTGGAGATCACAATTACAGGGggtattttgtatttacaagCCCCCAGAGTTATCCTACGCTGAACTCTGTAAATCATTACAGAAGATTTTACTGGACGACTTAAACCAGTTGCCATGTTATCCAGgagaacaatatcataaaaatgCGTACTTGTCACGCGTTGCTCTTGCAAATCTGCCATCATCAAGTGCGTCTTCTGTGAAGAAAATACCAATACAGCCACTGATGTTGTCAGATGATAGTCCCAGTTCAGAAAGCTGTGAGTCGTGTTTATCAGTGTCTGATTCAGTGACCAGTGGAGAGTCCAAATCGAGAAATGATACAAGCATTGTAACAAAAAATCTTGTGGAGGAGGATAAATCTGTGTTGGAAAATCACGATCTACTTGGGTTTGATTCAAGCAGTAATGAAGTAGTTACAGATGGTGAGCTGAGTGGAAAAAGGTATCTCTTCTCAAGTAAAGTAAAGGATTTAATCCTCCCACCCCTTACAGACAGAAATGCTCTACAACACAGATTTGTGTGTGGGGACATGTTTGAACAGACTGATGTACGAGTGATTCCTGTGTATGATGGGTTAAACTATGAATCGACCGGAGTGGTTCCTGTCTGTGTAGCCTATCGCAATAAGTACTCGTATTCCCTGAGGAACAGTCTGGAAAAGGAACTGTTTGTGAGGGTCTACCATTTGTCTGGAACCTTAGGGTGGACTACACTGGACAATTCCCCACGGGCCAAGAAAATCCGGCGCCATTCATACGAACACGTAGGCAGAGCTGATATCGATAAGATGTGTGGCCTGGCTCAGAACATGCATCAGTGGAGGATGTTGAATTATGCCGGGGTTCTCCCCGGCTCACAAGAGGCTTACGACTTACTAAAACAGGGACTCGTAAAACCAATTAATTCACTTACACCGCCATTGTTCTATGGTGTCAAGTGTATCAAATTTGAACCTCCACATTTTACACTAGAAGTACATTGTGTCAATGAAACGTACACTTTTCTGAGGGATTTTGTCTACAAAATTGGAGTGGCTGTGAGGTCCTCTGCCTTCTGTACTAAAGTGAGGCGGATTCGATATGGACCTATTGGTTTGGAGCATGCCCTGGTTGTGGAGGATTGGGACGTTAAGAAAATCGGGGCCAGTATCAAAGAGTGCAATAAACTGCTCctcagaaaaaagaagaaacatTCCATGGAAGAAAGTAACGAATTACAGACTGCTATTGACTAA
- the LOC125653713 gene encoding uncharacterized protein LOC125653713: MEKQTGYCEGSSQDSLGINRRPSVTYRAVKAVDELARQLSMPDFSLEDVEDHLEKELKREAVHPETTVALLRNSGAKILRSKRVLLLIVVLNVLDCVLVLGELLLDIHFVKDMVHKAKLLTVRFAMILTENFALYFGDLGHNDIDIFYNRILSVMYRSVYSNETVDIVHNATVPNYTVVDPFVKENVPRFLRHDTETPVLEERLAYAFHKTSITILGMLTMMVLMKIFCYGSRLFRKKMELLDGIIVLSSFVVDLVFIQGMVAYPLEEAVQILAFLIPWRIVRVANSFLIAVLDRAHLKLKMEYKQKKKIQKKLEIAIEKNIYYKNVIYELRDMYIDENVPQAKITECVLSIDPPRCNISTNFQKLKKTLQFQCIKRNTSEKYSPSSAHKDTETFVMPFQSRNSQVSDHEPLTSAISKSTKLSSTSKCPDYGPQYRMQSRHSVHFHLGSDDSCDSSEDDELDDDFGIKLLGFSDVDQHENNS, encoded by the exons GCTGTGGACGAGTTAGCCAGACAGCTGTCGATGCCGGACTTTTCCCTGGAGGATGTTGAGGACCATTTAGAGAAAGAACTCAAACGAGAGGCTGTCCATCCCGAGACTACAGTAGCGCT ACTCCGTAATTCGGGGGCGAAGATTCTGCGCAGTAAGAGGGTGCTCCTGTTAATAGTGGTCCTCAACGTCCTTGATTGTGTCCTTGTGTTGGGAGAACTATTGCTCGACATTCATTTTGTCAAAG ATATGGTGCACAAAGCAAAGCTGTTGACGGTCCGCTTTGCAATGATTCTCACAGAAAACTTCGCCCTCTACTTCGGGGACCTTGGTCACAAcgacattgatatattttacaatcGGATTCTGTCGGTGATGTATCGCAGTGTTTATAGCAACGAGACTGTCGATATCGTTCACAACGCCACCGTGCCGAACTATACTGTGGTTGACCCTTTTGTGAAGGAGAACGTTCCGCGATTTTTACGTCATGACACGGAGACGCCGGTTCTGGAGGAACGGCTAGCGTACGCTTTTCACAAAACCAGCATTACAATACTTGGGATGCTGACGATGATG gttttgatgaaaatattctGTTACGGTTCACGTTTATTCCGGAAGAAGATGGAG CTTCTTGATGGGATAATCGTACTCTCATCATTTGTGGTGGATCTAGTTTTCATCCAGGGAATGGTGGCGTACCCTTTAGAGGAAGCGGTGCAGATTCTGGCCTTTCTGATTCCATGGCGCATTGTTCGAGTAGCAAACA gCTTTTTGATAGCCGTCTTGGACCGTGCCCACTTAAAGCTGAAGATggaatataaacagaaaaagaaaattcaaaagaaattgGAAATTGcaattgagaaaaatatttattacaag AACGTGATATACGAGTTGCGCGACATGTACATTGATGAGAACGTCCCCCAGGCGAAAATAACAGAATGCGTATTATCAATAG aTCCTCCAAGATGTAACATAtctacaaattttcaaaaactgaaaaaaacTCTGCAATTTCAATGCATAAAGAGAAATACCAGTGAGAAATATTCCCCTTCCTCAGCACACAAAGATACAGAGACTTTTGTCATGCCATTTCAATCACGAAACAGTCAGGTCTCAGATCACGAACCCCTAACATCGGCGATATCCAAAAGCACAAAGCTGTCATCTACATCCAAGTGTCCAGACTATGGTCCACAATATCGCATGCAGTCCCGTCATTCTGTTCATTTCCATCTCGGGTCTGATGACTCCTGCGATAGCTCTGAAGACGATGAGTTGGATGACGATTTTGGAATAAAACTGCTTGGATTTTCCGATGTAGATCAGCATGAAAACAATTCTTGA